In the Panthera tigris isolate Pti1 chromosome F3, P.tigris_Pti1_mat1.1, whole genome shotgun sequence genome, GAGGAGGCACAGAACACCAAAGgggataaagaaaaggaagaaaaatggaaaatgataaagttagaagaaaagggaaaaaagcaagagATGGAGTTAGTGTATTTGGTAGGGAGTAAATGAGGCCAACACCTGCCTCAGGGCACATGTGCAGGCACAATGCTAGCCAAGAGCTGTGGATAAAATATAGCATCTGAGCTGAGGCCTTGAAGTCTTATGCTGAAGAACTGGGTGAATGGGGCAAATCCCAGCAGATTGTCTAAATTCTCTGCCCAGTTTATACGCTACCTGTAATATATACGCTTAATTCATGTATTATCTAGAAGCTAGtttctaataataattttaataaagataataataaaacagatcaTTTAGTGTCTATTGTGTTCCAGGTGCATGACATAAATCATGTCTAATCCTCTCAAAGCCCTGCAGGGTAAGCCTGGCTTCTGTTTCACTGTGAAAAAACTCCAGCTTAAAGAAGGCTACAGAGTTGTGGCAAAGGCTTTCACCACCTCACACCACCATCTATTACAATTCAGCAAACATAAAAGTGAGAATAAGTCCTTTGATCTGATAGAGTgtaggctggaaaaaaaaaaagtctctagctaccaataaagacaaatatcttagACTAATCACTGAATTCTTAGAGAAATTGGCAAGGTAGATGTTTACAGAAATTCTTAACAAGGATGCTTCCCCAGTGTCGAGCGACTTCTCATAGAGTTAAGTCAgtatcagaaaaatatatttatcttggtATATGAAGAACAGAATGTTGTTGGTACTTCATATATGTAGACCCTGGAATGAGCAGCAAGGGATTCCAAGAATGTGAAGTTCCACATTACCTTCTGGTCAtaaagtaaggaaaaataaaacataatagcTGAAATAAGTCACTTATAGATGTGGAACACTTCTAGGTCACGATATGTATGTGAATGTCAGAGGAGTTTCAGAATACTAAAATTCAAATCCCAGGGGTCTTAGGCATATTTGGTTAGAGAGAATGTGAttacagtgaagaaaaaataaagtctaaccAAATGTACTTTGCCTCCAGATTATGTTGACAGAATTAAAAATGCCAAATGGgggccaaaaaaacaaaagtcaaaaaagtaagaatttacaggggaaaaaaagtaagaatttcaCAGCCAGCATATCCAGGCATTCAGGTCTCCTTGGCAGAAATGTCCCTGTAGTGACAATGGATATTTCCGGCCATCCTGACTTGGTGAATAAGCCATTAAATTATCCAacttaattattcttttcttttaaataaatttttaagtaagttatttatttatttatttatttgagagagagagagacagacagacagacatcgcaagtggggtaggggcagagagagagggagacagagaatcctaagcaggatctgcactgtcagcacagagcctgtcatggggctcaaactcataaaaccatgagatcatgacctgagctgaaatcaagagtcggacgcttaaacgactgagccacccaggagctcccaacTTAATTATTCTTCATCAAAGCCGCACTCACCAAGACATGTTATCAATATTACTTTGCTTCTCCCTACACTTTTCCTATAGGGAGGAAATGTCCTTTCAGTGAATACAAATTATTTCAATCAATCCCTTGTAGGCACTTTTCTAATAAATTAGGTTACCATGTGCAGTGGACATGCTAATCGAATTTCCTGCCTTCCCTAGCCTGTCTAAGTAGGCATCAGGCCACGTAATTCTACTTTCTTGGCTGCAGGTGACTGGACTTCAGGCAAACTGAACAGGAGGTGCGATCTGGTGACACCCTGAGGTGCCATGCTTGGGCAGCCACGATTGGCCATGTGCACACGCTGACGCACAGCAAGCCCACATGGAGAGCCAGAGGGGAAATAGAGGGGTGCGCAGAGAGACACAGGGGCGAGAGTCTCCAGAGGGCCACAGACAGGAGAGTGCTCTGCTGTGGCTGCTGAGAGATTTGCAGTTCTGGGTTCTCATCTTCTCTGAGGCCTGGCTGCACTTCCTCCTCTTGAGTTTTATGTAATTTTCCAGTAGTTTATACCTTATCTTTGTCTACATTAGCTCCTTTGAATGGGTTTCTGTTACTAGTAAGTAAATAATTTCTGATGGGTTCTGCGCATGCTCTTGGTTCTGGTGCCTCACCTCTGATTGCAGCAGAGGCTTGTAGGGACAATGATTGGGTTGCTAACAAACTGCTATGCCCTACTTAATTCCTTTGTACTGAAAGACTGGGGGAAAGAAAGGCAATTTGTATTAAAAACGGTGTTTGTGCAAGAAGTATAACGAATTAGGTGGTGACTACCTCTCCCTGGGGGACTTGACATTTATAACTGTTGGGAAAAATGCGTCATGCTTACCTGCCCACCGCTCCCGTCGCTCCCATCACCAGAGCACTCAGTAGTTGCTAgtcaaaaacagacacagagtatTCGCTTTTATGAACAAGAGAAAGCAAGAGGCTGCTGCTCTATAGCTTTATAAATGGTTCCAGAGGGCAACTAACCTGACAAGTGAGCGACTTACCTCATCCACCccaaaaaggaaagcaaactgCCGCTCGCGATTCTGATCAACACATTGCCCGAAGTCTAAGAGATCTGTGTCACTGAACTTCAGCCCTTGGAAGGTGGGGATCTTCTCCTGAATCCCATCCAGCAATTCCTCAGCACGAACTGCTCAAAACAGTCAATGCCTCACTAATCTGCACACTCCAGAAGATGCCAAACCGCGTCTTGTAGGTCCCCCTGCATCGGCACAGAGTGCCAGAACCTGTTCTCAGCTGGACGTCACACACCCTCACCTAGTAGTTCCTGTACACTTATCAAATTACAGCCCCAAACCTTCTGTTCTTTGAAGACAACACGTGCATGTTTCCAAGGCGCaacttctacttttttcttttaaggaagtagaaaggaatgaaatctaaaaaataagcCCCTAAGAAATGTCATCTAATTGTAACGATCTCCTTGTTGGAGAAGCATAGTAACGacaaaagaaaagccagaagagAAGTGAGGAGGGCTCAGGGTACCTCAGTACCTACCGCACTGAGAATACGGTAGAGGACATGGTAGACACAGTCTTTCTCCTTGAGGGTCTTACAGGCTTGTGTCTTCTCATATAAGAAGCAGGGGTGTGTGTGATAGACACAACATATCTGCTAGAAGTGCCTACGTGTCAGCTCGTCTTTCACACTTAAAAACTTCCATTATAAGGAAGGGTCAACGATGGATAACACTGACTTATTGTGGATCAACTGGAACTGTCTGGTCAACAGTATTATGCTTTGATGATGTGGGGTGGAGTTTTCTTAGTGAAACGGTAAGATATGGGATGGAGGGACAGAAACATTGAAAGAAGCCACACTTACTCTTTACCCCTGTCAAGGCAGGGATGTGatagtaataaaatggcaatgctGGGGCCGCAGCAGCCACCTCCTTTAGGAAATTAATCAAGACATCTGAAAGAAGAGCAGGAAAAGCCGTGGTGTGAACAAGCATATAAAACACTGGCTTtccctgctaaaaaaaaaaaaaaacaaaaaaaagaaccatcTAATGAAATGCAACCATCCCTCTCAGCAGCTGAAAATTCTTGATCACTCTTACCATCCCTGAGATTGTTACGGCAATGTCATTGCAGCTTGTTCcattcaaagttttattttcctttctggagAAAGGCCAAAATAAGATGATCACTTTCGTACCATactaaaatactattaaaaaactGGTGCAAACCCTCCCAGATATTAAGAGAAGATCATGAAATACTCTCATAAAAGCCAGAAGCCCATCAAGAAGACTTTTATGCTCTTTTCCCACAAGGGTTAAACGTGGTCAGGGAACAACAAGGAATCTGCATTAGGATCAGAATCATCAAGTTTTAACTGAGAAAATTCTACAACAAAGAGGTAAACAACATTTGCTTAAAGAGGGAAGTTATAAGAATAGAGGCATATCTCACAATAATTCAACCAGAGGCTGGTTCTTTCCCTGTTTGGGGAGAAATCCAGATATGGCAGAAGAGAACTCACTCTACTTTACTGAGAAGTTGTGATTTCCTACATCATCCACTGTGAGCTTCAACTGCAACATTACTACAGATGATAAATAAATCTAGCAGACTTGCTTGCACTTTGGCTACTGGgagagagatttaaagaaaatttttttttaacatttatttatttttgagagagagagagagagatagagcacaagcaagggaggggcagagagagggagacagaatctgaagcaggctccaggctctgagctgtcagcacagagcccaagtgggggctccaactcaccaactgcgagatcatgacctgagcctaagtcggatgcttaaccgactgagccacccaggcttccctagcTGTGTATTTATTAATCATGCATTCAATCATGGATTGTCTGTTTTCAATCTtttcaaaatttgcatttctttgtttgttaATCAGGAGGATTAAAAAGACTCAGTATACTTGGAAACCACAAGTAGTTTCCatagagaaagcagaggagaaagcaaTTAACTTGTTATTTTGGGAGACAATGGATGTTTCTGTGAAATCTCCCTCAAATTCATTACTCATTCAATCTTGAATAGAACGTGTATTCTCAAGATGCCCATCACTTATATTCCTCTGTTTTGAGAAAACCGGTCCCATGTTTTGCCATGTTACTCTGACACTGCAAAACCGGCTGGACTAGGAGTGAACACCTGACTCAAACAGGCACCTATAGGCTGACCCGGGGCTTGGTGGATGATGACCCAATCAGATTGTTTGGCAAAGGAGTTGAAGCCCTTCTCAAAGGAGTATTTTCTCACATGGATCCAGGGAGGCCAAATATCCTGGACCACTGCTGTGTACTACTGCAACTGCACACTGTCAGTCCATAAAACTTTACTTTCACGAGTTCAGTGTAACCATTTTGAATGAAGGCAAAAAGAAGCGGCCTGTGTGAGGCACCATGTGTTTGGACCGTCTACTTACCTTTGTTCCATGGCTTGAGAAAGAAAGGCGCAATGACAGCGATGCCATCGGCTCCTATTTCTGCTGCATGTCGGgcctttaaaagaagaaataagaccATTGTGGGTCTAGGCACAATTCTGATATGTGGGTGTGGGGGTTTCCCCACATCAGCAAGCAATTCTCTGATACCAGCTGTGTGTCCCACAATTCTACTCAACTCTGATGCTATCTACCTGGAGACAgaatcagattccacaggttaagggctcagtcctataaGACTACTCCACCTCCTCCAACTTTAGATGCCAGTCAGAagcccaggttgtcacctgtgttTCTGGCTCACTGGCTACAGGCTGGGGGTTCCAATGATTCCCTCCTTGGGTTGATTAAtctgctagagcagctcacagaactcagagaaactaTTTATTCACTAGATCACCAGTTTATTGTAAGAGTATAttactcaggaacagccaggtggaagagatgcatagcatcagggacagagacagggctTATGGTTTCCACATCTTCTCCCAGCACCGGGGCACCACTCTCCCCAGATTGCCACACGTTCACCAACATGGAAGCTCTCTGAAACCTGCCTTTTTGGGTTTTAATAGAGGCTTCCCCGTAGAGGCACCATTCATTAAATCACTGACCTCTGGTGACTGATTCAACCTCcagttcttcctccctctccagggGTGGAGGTCGAgtaggactgaaagttccaaccctctaatcatgtggttggttctcctggcaaccagccctcaTCCTTAGttgcattctttttaattttttaaatgtttacttatttttgagagagagagagagagagagagagagaggcagagagagagggagacacagaatctgaagcaggctccaggctctgagctgtcagcacagagcctgatgtggggtcgaactcacagagcatgagatcatgacctgagccaaagttggacgcttaacccacagagccacccaggcgcccctcgattaAGTTGCATTCTAAAAGCCACCTCATTCACGTAACCAGAGACACCTTTATTGCTCTCATCACAGAGAATTCCAAGAGTGTTAGGAACTCTGTGCCAGAAGCTGAgcaaagaccaaatacatatttattataaattacaatatcACTTGGAATAAGTGACTTATTATATGCACCTTCAGTTAGATAATGAGAGTAGCAACAAACTACTGACAGTAGCACTTGAAGTGATGCAACTGATGCACCActagagaacagaaaataagCCAAATTTAATGATAAATGTCATTACCAGGAAAATCCCAAATTGCAAAGTAGAGACCGCTGTTGGAGGTGGCCTGTGCATTTAATCTGATTCTTCTTCAGACTCTGTCAGTACAAAAAAACCTTGCTAAAGAAGACATGAGTGGTTCATTAAAGAGAAACTTGCAGGTGTAATTTCTCTTCTAGTGTTCAGCCCATTGGATCCATTGGATGACGCTATCTTTCCTGTCCAGTGCTTTaatagtcacattttaaaatttattctaaatttatttaaaaattttaatttatggatTGGGAATGAAGTTGAGGATGGTTGAGAAGAAAAAGATTATGCACATAAAGGAAGATACACTGTACCACTATTCTGAGGTTTTCTCAGATTTCTCcaggaaaaataacatttccttcTGCTGGGCCCTCAAACATCCTTATCTATTTCAAGTAGAGTACCTAAAGTCTACTACATGGCAAGAGAGTTGTGTACAGTGACTGTTTTCAAATAGAATGAGTTTCCTGAGGGCAGGGGTCAGATTTTACTCTTGTGTACAGTTAGTTAATCATGGTGCTGAGCACATAGCAGGGACTTGCGGATTGCTTCAGAACATGTCCCACTACCTAAAATGGAAACACGCTTCCCTTTGAGACTTTAATATCTATACCTAATAGATGTGATTAGCTTTCTGCAGAAGTAGGAGAGCCAAAAAGAAGAACGGGATATAGTCCAAAGACCAATTGTGACATTGGGTGTAATTTCATTAACATGGGTTGGAATGTAATGTATTTGAATAATTTGTTTTAGCACTCTGTTTAGGGCAAGAAGTAGAAGGGTAACCTTAGCTGcaaataaggaaaaaggaaacagctAAAGACAGTTGATGGCAGTGCCCATTCAAACCCCATCCAATGGAGTTATGGCTAAGCAGATACAAAATTATCATCTCATTGGTAAGATTATCCCCATAGTAGGGGATTATCCCTATAGCAGGGGATTATCCCTATAGCAGGGGATTATTTCTATACTAAGATTATACTCTTCTAGTGGTTAGCCCAATAGAGGACAGTTTTCATGTCATGACATGAcaatactttaaaatttgtatcacacatagggaaagaaagcaattgaaaagagatggggaaaaaaaaggtttcctACATGATACTACCTAAACTGAAAGACCTATCAAGAATAAGAAGGATAAATCAAGTCTCCAACTTCTGATTTTAGGCTTATTAAGCAACCAACTAGCAATATGTCTTCCTGTGTGGCTTGCCTAAGAGTGTTGAACTGCAATTTTGCAAATATGTATAATACATTCCATTTCTAAATTCAgtaataggaaaaacaaaacgcATCAAGAAGATGTTGAGGCCAGGTCAAGTCATTGGAATCTTTGGAATTAGAATATATAAATTCTGAAAACATGGTTAATTTAGCAGTGGTCCAGGTACTAGGCCTTCTGGTAAACACTGCAACATTgttgagctttctttttttacccAATTCACAAAGTCCTGGAACCACCAGGTCATGTACTTTTCTGCCAGCAACTTTGACTCCTACTCCTACCCTCTGCTCCATCTAATCTGCTAATCTTCAAACCCAGAGCAATGCAATTGTTTGTGTTCTTGAACCTATGTTCTGGTTGAAGACTGTACCTAGGAAGAAATTTCCATAACCTAGTTGAATGGTGGTATGAGAAATTTATGACTCAGCTTCAGTTGGTTTTCAGCACCACTGGgcaatcctttttaaaaatttgactaattaggggtacctggctggctcagtcagaagagcatgtgactgaCTCCtaatctcagggttttgagttcaagtctGCCAAATATGGGGCAtataagttacttaaaaaaaatttttttttgtgacaaaatcacataaaatttaccactttaatcatttttaagtgtacagttcagcagTTATGAAACATATCTCtacaacttttcttttaattttattaattaaaaaaatttttaaaaatattttattaatttttgagacagagatacagagtgtgagcaggggaggggcagagagagagggagacacggagtcccaagcaggctccaggctctgagctgtcagcacagaacctgacgctgggctcaaacccgtgaaccttgagatcatgacctaagctgaagtgggacgctcaaaggactaagccacccaggcgcccctctacaacTTTTCATCTTCCAgatctgaaactctatacccattaaacaattcttctttttctctccctctagccCCTGATatccaccattctactttgtttttatgaatttgactactttagatacctcatttaagaagaatcatatagtatttgttttctagtgactggcttatttaacataatgtcctcaaggagGTTCACCTACATTACAGCATGTGACAGGatagatttccttcctttttaaggttgaataatattccactgtattgttaaaaagaaaatcacaggacccagatggagtcacttatgttaaggccccacatcagcaaaccaagacttaatacatAACCTGACTGCAGTTTCAATCTTcccaggaatgtaacctttaaacTGTCAACATGGAACTTCCTGGTCAGCATGAGGAAATTTATTGCCAGACCCCTTCCATTCCCCTTAGGAGGATGACCTTGCTTAAAACAATGtgttctttgctaataattttcttttcttcactccctctctgtctttaaaaacctttccttttccagGCTTCAaaaaacttccttctttttttttttaaactgtacttattttgagagagtgagagcatgcatgcacgtgggagagtgggggaggggcagagagagagagaaggagagagaaagaatcccaaacaggctccacagtgtcagcacagagcctgacgtggggctcgatctcatgaaccacgacatgatctgagccaaaatcaagagtcagatgcttaaccaactgagccacccaggccccccagagcTCCCTTCTATTTGCTAGATTGGATGCTGCTGGATTCATGAATCACTCAAAGCCAACTGGATCTTTTAAATTACTCAGCTGCCTTTTTGTCCTTTAATAGTATGtctataccacattttatctatttatccactgatgggcatttgggctgctTCTGCCTCTTTACATTATAGACAATGCTGATTCGAACATGGGTGGGACAGTCTTCCTGTGTTTCagttctctctcccattctctgagGCGGTAACTGCTCTTTACACCTGAACCCCATCTACCATCTCCTTCATGCCCAGCAGATGGCTTTGCTCTTTGCTTCCGAGGGAAAGCTGAGGTTCGCTCAAGTTCTCCTGACTCGCAAACTTAGCTCCATCTATACCCACCCTGACTTCTGCTACAGGAGTTATCACCTCGGGCTACTCTCATCATGGCTCTCTGCCTGCTTCTGGATGGTGAGCTCTCTGAGGTCCCTCATCTCATACTCCCCATGACAGCGTCCAATATACAGCAAAAACTATATTGAGTTTAACCTCAGCATAAAAAAGGAGCCCCTTCccttatgtggaatctaaaaaacaaaagaaatgaataaacaaaaaaatagaaagagagatataCAATAATACGTAAATGAAGAGAAccaactggtagttgccagaggagagggtaGTGGGGGGacgggcaaaatggatgaagaggaTTAAGGGATACAAACTTCCAATTGTAAaacaagtcacagagatgaaaagcacagcatagggaatatagacaataatattgtaataaccaTGTATGATGACAGCTGGTGACCACACTTACCCTGGTGAACACAGACTAATGCATACAATTATCAGCTCACTATATGAATTTcagtgaaattaatataacattgtacatGTCAACTGTACTCCAGtaataagagaaaaaggaggacCCTAGAGTGGTCTCTCCCAGATAGACCTCCATACATACCAGTTCTTGTGACTCCTTCAAGCTCAGTGCTCCTACGTGAATTACTACCTGATCAAGCCTGCAAAGGAGAAAACATGCTGCATCACTTGGGAGTTTAGAGTAACACAGAAGGGCTGCACTATCCTGCTTTGTGCTGTCTCACTAATCCTGGAAGTCGGCTAATGCCTCACTAATCTCAATCTCAAAACCATTAAATTCTATAGTGGTCTATTTAAAACTAATctaataaaggattaaaaaaaaagaatgtccaggaaataaaatttaaggtcCAACCAAGCAGAATTTTGAAACCAATAACCGATTAAtcgatatttttttaaaacataatttattgtcaaattggttaccatacaacacccagtgctcatcccaacaagtgccctcctccctgcccatcatcctctttcccctctcccccacccctatctacccttagtttgttctcagtccttaagagtctattatggtttgcctccctcactctctgtaactttttttcccccttcgcctctcccatggtcttctgttaagtttctcaagatccacgtatgagtgaaaatatatggttatctttctctccctggcttatttcacttagcataatgccttccagttccattcacattgctgcaaatggccagatttcattctttctcattgccaagtagtattccattgtatatataaaccatgtcttctttatccatttgtcagttgatggacatttaggctctttccataatttggctattgttgaaagtgttgctataaacattggggtacgtgtgcccctatgcatcagcactcctgcatcctttgggtagattcctagcagcagggctattgctgggtcatagggtagttctatttttaattttttgaggaacctccacactgttttccagagaggctacaccagttgcactcccaccagcagtgcaagagggttcccatttctccacatcatcgccagcgtctatagtctcctgatttgttcattttagccactc is a window encoding:
- the NPL gene encoding N-acetylneuraminate lyase isoform X3, which encodes MASQKKKLQGLVAATITPMTEHGEINFSVIGQYVDYLVEEQGVKNIFVNGTTGEGLSLSVSERRQVAEEWMTKGRNKLDQVVIHVGALSLKESQELARHAAEIGADGIAVIAPFFLKPWNKDVLINFLKEVAAAAPALPFYYYHIPALTGVKIRAEELLDGIQEKIPTFQGLKFSDTDLLDFGQCVDQNRERQFAFLFGVDEQLLSALVMGATGAVGSFAFRDLSTLCSNLVLECRRRKPS